One genomic region from Myripristis murdjan chromosome 7, fMyrMur1.1, whole genome shotgun sequence encodes:
- the LOC115361413 gene encoding CMRF35-like molecule 2, which yields MRHKVDSVELLAPAVVKGKNGGSVMISCKYNPVYRNNTKYWCKGKMYELCKIVVKTPRNRPNQRITIADDKDAGVIIVTMTSLTKNDAGQYWCVISTSGRNVHAGVKLLISRAGIPTVTPITTAATNSTLIHSDTW from the exons ATGAGGCATAAAGTGGACTCGGTTGAGCTGCTGGCTCCAGCGGTGGTAAAAGGGAAAAACGGAGGATCTGTGATGATCTCGTGCAAATACAATCCTGTCTacagaaacaacacaaagtATTGGTGTAAGGGAAAGATGTATGAGCTGTGTAAAATAGTGGTGAAAACACCCAGGAACCGACCCAACCAGAGAATCACCATCGCTGATGATAAGGATGCAGGGGTCATCATTGTGACTATGACCTCGCTCACAAAAAATGATGCGGGCCAGTACTGGTGTGTCATCTCAACTTCTGGGAGGAACGTCCACGCTGGTGTCAAGCTGCTGATCTCCCGCGCTGGAATCCCAACAG TGACACCTATCACCACTGCAGCAACCAATTCCACACTCATACACAGTGATACGTGGTGA